The following proteins are co-located in the Malus sylvestris chromosome 13, drMalSylv7.2, whole genome shotgun sequence genome:
- the LOC126596457 gene encoding uncharacterized protein LOC126596457 isoform X1: protein MARKGNQQKNAVDRQTSRHRKKGSDSGCTLGETKGNGKASEVKVFPGEELPNGDQPSSPLSASGSKTNHPEDENKNRQKSGKSLRKEKQGMDAGQGPEESSSLGSDLGDHNGNNEAPSRREENGTLPPSHLRRKHTKRKSGSSLNRWHMRTLMARLEFSDTLLFRNLKASALPLLKMASEWLQRHEPFFLTIKSKGLYARDYVKTKFEQAYPFVLKWLMQFGSILFLLSMAWLDCTLRGFDSLVRMGTTSFFLVIWCSILSVVAMAGMFKFLIVLVFAALIGLFIGFMLSILVVSFCGALFLWFYGSFWTTGFIIFLGGLAFTLSHERIALSIATLYSIYCAWTSVGWLGLLLGLNLSFISSDYLIYFLKNNVSQQRRPNGSSEQTSGMPGQPDFFNSEQAHASSSGNGPWFSADRSPGVPSTSGTDSEITSEDEVVRLLNCTDHYSALGFSRYENVDVSLLKREYKKKAMLVHPDKNMGNEKAAEAFKKLQNAYEILLDSLKRKTYDDELRREELLDIFCRFQSASQKNGGHSVFPRGFPHPEADGEDPFGDSRRIACNKCSNLHVWMLTRKSKSQSRWCQDCKDFHQAKDGDGWVEQSSQPFFFGMLQKLDAPSAFICADSKIYNATEWYICQGMRCPANTHKPSFHVNTSVTSNKHNTGKGASSGQRGGRMPTSNMEENMTEEEFFEWLQNAVQTGMFENSGAGTSTESPSAKSGPGTKSGGSTSGSANKRKKKGKKW from the exons ATGGCTCGGAAGGGTAATCAACAGAAGAATGCTGTCGATCGGCAGACATCAAGGCACAGAAAGAAGGGTTCGGATTCAGGGTGTACACTGGgagaaacaaaagggaatgGGAAGGCAAGTGAAGTGAAAGTTTTTCCTGGAGAAGAACTGCCAAATGGTGACCAGCCAAGCAGTCCTCTTTCAGCCAGTGGAAGTAAAACCAATCATCCTGAAGATGAGAATAAAAACAGACAAAAGTCTGGAAAGTCTTTGAGGAAAGAGAAGCAAGGTATGGATGCAGGGCAGGGTCCAGAGGAGTCAAGTTCTCTAGGGAGTGATTTAGGAGATCACAATGGGAataatgaagctccaagcaGGAGAGAAGAAAACGGAACATTACCTCCGAGCCACTTACGccgaaaacacacaaaaagaaaatctggTTCCTCCCTGAATAGATGGCATATGAGAACTTTGATGGCTCGATTAGAGTTTTCAGATACCCTATTGTTTAGAAACTTGAAGGCATCAGCATTGCCGCTTTTGAAGATGGCTAGTGAATGGCTACAGAGGCACGAGCCATTCTTTCTTACCATAAAAAGTAAGGGACTGTATGCCCGTGattatgtcaaaacaaagtTTGAGCAGGCATATCCATTCGTTTTGAAGTGGCTTATGCAGTTTGGGAGTATATTGTTTCTTTTATCAATGGCCTGGTTGGATTGCACCTTAAGGGGCTTTGATAGCTTAGTTCGGATGGGGACAACTTCCTTCTTTTTAGTTATATGGTGCAGTATTCTCTCAGTAGTTGCTATGGCCGGGATGTTCAAGTTTCTGATTGTGTTG GTCTTTGCTGCTTTGATTGGACTTTTCATTGGGTTCATGCTCTCGATTTTGGTGGTTTCTTTTTGTGGTGCTCTTTTCTTGTGGTTCTATGGAAGCTTTTGGACAACAGGATTTATAATCTTCTTAGGAG GTTTGGCATTCACACTGAGCCATGAGCGTATTGCCCTGTCAATTGCCACTTTGTATTCCATTTATTGTGCTTGGACATCTGTTGGATGGCTGGGTTTGCTTTTGGGGCTGAATTTATCTTTTATCTCAAGTGATTATCTGATATATTTCCTAAAGAACAATGTAAGTCAGCAGAGAAGACCCAACGGATCATCTGAGCAAACATCAGGAATGCCAGGTCAACCAGACTTCTTTAACAGTGAGCAGGCGCATGCTTCATCCTCCGGAAATGGCCCATGGTTTTCTGCTGATCGTAGCCCTGGAGTACCTTCAACCAGTGGCACTGATTCTGAGATAACCTCTGAAGATGAAGTAGTCCGGCTGTTAAACTGTACAGATCACTATTCTGCGTTGGGATTTTCTCGGTACGAGAATGTAGATGTTTCTTTACTGAAGCGGGAGTACAAGAAAAAG GCAATGTTGGTCCATCCTGATAAAAATATGGGAAATGAAAAAgctgctgaagctttcaagaaaCTTCAAAATGCATATGAG ATTTTACTTGATTCCCTGAAGCGAAAAACATATGACGACGAATTAAGGAGAGAGGAACTGCTGGACATTTTCTGTAGATTTCAAAGTGCTTCACAAAAG AATGGAGGGCACAGTGTCTTTCCCCGTGGCTTTCCACACCCTGAAGCTGATGGCGAGGACCCATTTGGGGATTCAAGGAGAATCGCCTGCAATAAGTGCAGCAATTTGCATGTTTGGATGCTCACCAGGAAATCAAAATCCCAATCACGATGGTGCCAG GATTGCAAAGATTTTCATCAAGCAAAAGATGGTGATGGGTGGGTTGAACAATCTTCCCAACCCTTCTTCTTTGGAATGTTGCAGAAG TTAGATGCTCCATCCGCATTTATTTGTGCCGATAGTAAGATATACAATGCTACCGAGTGGTATATTTGCCAG GGAATGAGATGTCCAGCCAACACTCACAAGCCAAGTTTTCATGTGAACACTAGTGTGACCTCTAATAAGCATAATACCGGAAAGGGAGCAAGTTCAGGGCAAAGAGGAGGTCGTATGCCAACATCGAATATGGAAGAGAACATGACAGAGGAAGAATTCTTCGAGTGGTTACAGAATGCAGTGCAAACTGGCATGTTTGAAAATTCTGGTGCCGGCACCTCCACTGAGAGCCCGTCTGCCAAATCTGGACCTGGTACCAAGAGCGGTGGCAGCACCAGTGGCAGTGCtaacaagagaaagaaaaagggaaagaaatggTGA
- the LOC126596457 gene encoding uncharacterized protein LOC126596457 isoform X2, whose protein sequence is MARKGNQQKNAVDRQTSRHRKKGSDSGCTLGETKGNGKASEVKVFPGEELPNGDQPSSPLSASGSKTNHPEDENKNRQKSGKSLRKEKQGMDAGQGPEESSSLGSDLGDHNGNNEAPSRREENGTLPPSHLRRKHTKRKSGSSLNRWHMRTLMARLEFSDTLLFRNLKASALPLLKMASEWLQRHEPFFLTIKSKGLYARDYVKTKFEQAYPFVLKWLMQFGSILFLLSMAWLDCTLRGFDSLVRMGTTSFFLVIWCSILSVVAMAGMFKFLIVLVFAALIGLFIGFMLSILVVSFCGALFLWFYGSFWTTGFIIFLGGLAFTLSHERIALSIATLYSIYCAWTSVGWLGLLLGLNLSFISSDYLIYFLKNNVSQQRRPNGSSEQTSGMPGQPDFFNSEQAHASSSGNGPWFSADRSPGVPSTSGTDSEITSEDEVVRLLNCTDHYSALGFSRYENVDVSLLKREYKKKAMLVHPDKNMGNEKAAEAFKKLQNAYEILLDSLKRKTYDDELRREELLDIFCRFQSASQKNGGHSVFPRGFPHPEADGEDPFGDSRRIACNKCSNLHVWMLTRKSKSQSRWCQDCKDFHQAKDGDGWVEQSSQPFFFGMLQKLDAPSAFICADSKIYNATEWYICQGMRCPANTHKPSFHVNTSVTSNKHNTGKGASSGQRGGRMPTSNMEENMTEEEFFEWLQNAVQTGMFENSGAGTSTESPSAKSGPGTKSGGSTSGSANKRKKKGKK, encoded by the exons ATGGCTCGGAAGGGTAATCAACAGAAGAATGCTGTCGATCGGCAGACATCAAGGCACAGAAAGAAGGGTTCGGATTCAGGGTGTACACTGGgagaaacaaaagggaatgGGAAGGCAAGTGAAGTGAAAGTTTTTCCTGGAGAAGAACTGCCAAATGGTGACCAGCCAAGCAGTCCTCTTTCAGCCAGTGGAAGTAAAACCAATCATCCTGAAGATGAGAATAAAAACAGACAAAAGTCTGGAAAGTCTTTGAGGAAAGAGAAGCAAGGTATGGATGCAGGGCAGGGTCCAGAGGAGTCAAGTTCTCTAGGGAGTGATTTAGGAGATCACAATGGGAataatgaagctccaagcaGGAGAGAAGAAAACGGAACATTACCTCCGAGCCACTTACGccgaaaacacacaaaaagaaaatctggTTCCTCCCTGAATAGATGGCATATGAGAACTTTGATGGCTCGATTAGAGTTTTCAGATACCCTATTGTTTAGAAACTTGAAGGCATCAGCATTGCCGCTTTTGAAGATGGCTAGTGAATGGCTACAGAGGCACGAGCCATTCTTTCTTACCATAAAAAGTAAGGGACTGTATGCCCGTGattatgtcaaaacaaagtTTGAGCAGGCATATCCATTCGTTTTGAAGTGGCTTATGCAGTTTGGGAGTATATTGTTTCTTTTATCAATGGCCTGGTTGGATTGCACCTTAAGGGGCTTTGATAGCTTAGTTCGGATGGGGACAACTTCCTTCTTTTTAGTTATATGGTGCAGTATTCTCTCAGTAGTTGCTATGGCCGGGATGTTCAAGTTTCTGATTGTGTTG GTCTTTGCTGCTTTGATTGGACTTTTCATTGGGTTCATGCTCTCGATTTTGGTGGTTTCTTTTTGTGGTGCTCTTTTCTTGTGGTTCTATGGAAGCTTTTGGACAACAGGATTTATAATCTTCTTAGGAG GTTTGGCATTCACACTGAGCCATGAGCGTATTGCCCTGTCAATTGCCACTTTGTATTCCATTTATTGTGCTTGGACATCTGTTGGATGGCTGGGTTTGCTTTTGGGGCTGAATTTATCTTTTATCTCAAGTGATTATCTGATATATTTCCTAAAGAACAATGTAAGTCAGCAGAGAAGACCCAACGGATCATCTGAGCAAACATCAGGAATGCCAGGTCAACCAGACTTCTTTAACAGTGAGCAGGCGCATGCTTCATCCTCCGGAAATGGCCCATGGTTTTCTGCTGATCGTAGCCCTGGAGTACCTTCAACCAGTGGCACTGATTCTGAGATAACCTCTGAAGATGAAGTAGTCCGGCTGTTAAACTGTACAGATCACTATTCTGCGTTGGGATTTTCTCGGTACGAGAATGTAGATGTTTCTTTACTGAAGCGGGAGTACAAGAAAAAG GCAATGTTGGTCCATCCTGATAAAAATATGGGAAATGAAAAAgctgctgaagctttcaagaaaCTTCAAAATGCATATGAG ATTTTACTTGATTCCCTGAAGCGAAAAACATATGACGACGAATTAAGGAGAGAGGAACTGCTGGACATTTTCTGTAGATTTCAAAGTGCTTCACAAAAG AATGGAGGGCACAGTGTCTTTCCCCGTGGCTTTCCACACCCTGAAGCTGATGGCGAGGACCCATTTGGGGATTCAAGGAGAATCGCCTGCAATAAGTGCAGCAATTTGCATGTTTGGATGCTCACCAGGAAATCAAAATCCCAATCACGATGGTGCCAG GATTGCAAAGATTTTCATCAAGCAAAAGATGGTGATGGGTGGGTTGAACAATCTTCCCAACCCTTCTTCTTTGGAATGTTGCAGAAG TTAGATGCTCCATCCGCATTTATTTGTGCCGATAGTAAGATATACAATGCTACCGAGTGGTATATTTGCCAG GGAATGAGATGTCCAGCCAACACTCACAAGCCAAGTTTTCATGTGAACACTAGTGTGACCTCTAATAAGCATAATACCGGAAAGGGAGCAAGTTCAGGGCAAAGAGGAGGTCGTATGCCAACATCGAATATGGAAGAGAACATGACAGAGGAAGAATTCTTCGAGTGGTTACAGAATGCAGTGCAAACTGGCATGTTTGAAAATTCTGGTGCCGGCACCTCCACTGAGAGCCCGTCTGCCAAATCTGGACCTGGTACCAAGAGCGGTGGCAGCACCAGTGGCAGTGCtaacaagagaaagaaaaagggaaagaaatg a
- the LOC126594739 gene encoding F-box protein At5g49610-like, whose product MDSQRRVFFPDEVVLQILSKLPIKSLFRSKTVCKLWYRLVSDEYFIQLYNETSAKNPMLLVEVSDSLGSKSDLIVVDNRRGVSVFSLDFLRDRVKVRVSCNGLLCCSSIPDKDVYYLCNPMTREFKLLPKSRERHVTRFYPDGEATLVGLACNLSTQKFNVVLAGYHRTFGHRSDGTFVCMIFDSESNKWRKFVSFHGDQFTHMNKNQVVFVNGALHWLTGSSCILTLNLEYDVWRKMSLPEQVTCVSGNRFYLLESDGCLSVIQISDAWMKIWVLKEYESEEWHLVDTVSLRCIKGLVPGIFPICQTGECVFLATHKQILVFYRKTRVWKEMYSVKNSSTLPLWYSAHAFRGTIFSCQ is encoded by the coding sequence ATGGATTCCCAAAGACGTGTTTTTTTCCCGGACGAAGTCGTCCTCCAAATCCTCTCAAAACTGCCCATTAAGTCTCTTTTCAGGAGCAAAACTGTTTGTAAACTTTGGTACAGATTGGTTTCTGATGAGTATTTCATTCAATTGTACAATGAAACTTCTGCCAAGAACCCTATGCTATTGGTTGAGGTTTCCGACTCGTTAGGATCGAAATCTGATTTGATTGTTGTGGACAATCGGAGGGGTGTTTCCGTATTTTCGTTAGATTTCTTGAGGGATAGGGTTAAGGTCAGAGTCTCCTGTAATGGCTTGTTGTGTTGCTCTAGCATTCCTGATAAGGATGTTTACTATCTCTGTAATCCCATGACTCGGGAGTTCAAGTTGCTTCCGAAGAGTAGGGAGCGGCATGTCACCCGATTTTATCCTGATGGTGAGGCAACCCTGGTGGGATTAGCTTGCAATTTGTCTACTCAGAAGTTTAATGTTGTTTTAGCGGGTTATCATCGTACTTTTGGTCATAGGTCAGATGGAACTTTTGTATGTATGATATTTGATTCTGAGTCGAACAAATGGAGGAAGTTTGTTTCGTTTCACGGTGATCAATTCACCCATATGAATAAGAACCAAGTCGTGTTTGTTAATGGTGCACTACATTGGTTGACTGGTAGTTCCTGTATTCTCACGCTCAATTTGGAGTATGATGTTTGGAGGAAGATGTCATTGCCGGAACAAGTGACTTGTGTGTCTGGAAATAGGTTTTACTTGTTGGAGTCGGATGGTTGCCTGTCGGTGATCCAGATTTCAGATGCTTGGATGAAAATTTGGGTGTTGAAAGAGTACGAGAGTGAGGAATGGCATTTGGTGGATACGGTGAGTCTTCGATGTATCAAAGGACTTGTCCCAGGCATCTTCCCCATATGTCAGACTGGTGAATGTGTTTTCTTGGCAACCCACAAGCAGATATTGGTGTTTTATCGGAAGACTCGTGTGTGGAAAGAGATGTACTCTGTGAAGAACAGCTCCACACTCCCATTGTGGTACTCGGCACATGCATTTCGGGGCACAATTTTTTCTTGTCAGTAA
- the LOC126595236 gene encoding uncharacterized protein LOC126595236: protein LSNLPSDPGKRIQILDYNPNIRDQVRRAYVLAGPQQPKTHNFPYKKYGDTQRRFNPAWFDDFPTWLEYSVEKDVAFCLCCYLFKPNIGEQAGGDFFVGEGFSNWKKKERLLTHIGGVNSAHNQAWSNFEALRSQKQHIQSFFSKTHDEARIQYRARLNASIDCCRFLLRQGLAFRGNDESEHSSNHGNFLELLQFLADHNEDVKVVTLKNAPENHKLTSPDIQKDIVNACATETIKTIIKDIGTSLFSILIDESRDVSTKEQMAIVLRYVDKNGHVVERFIGIEHVTSTAALLLKETIDEVFSRHKLSMSRLRGQGYDGASNMQGEFNGLKALIMKDSGCAYYIHCFAHQLQLALVAVAKKNIQIESLFSIVTILVNVVGASSKRCDLLRENQSIAVIEALNSGEFTSGKGKNQETTLKRAGETRWGSHFGTLVSIMTMFSSIFDVLEVIADDGVSSQQRCEANNLLDSMQSFNFVFNLHLMKDILGITNELSQALQRKDQDIVNAMKLVGVCKQRLEIMRKSGWDSLLSEVSEFCLKHDIDVPNMDDMFLSRRRGQRKAQAVTNMHHYCVGIFYVVLDWQLQELNNRFNETNTELLLCLACLCPTDSFSAFDSQKLLRLAQFYPKDFSMNELVILKIQLETYIMDMRSSIEFSGLKEIGDLAKKMVQCKKHKVYSLVYLLVTLALTLPVATATVERAFSAMKILKNRLRNRMGDQWMNDNMVIFIEREIFDGIGNDVVMQRFQNMKTRRGIL, encoded by the coding sequence ttatcaaatCTTCCATCAGATCCTGGTAAGCGAATTCAAATTTTGGATTACAATCCTAATATTCGAGATCAAGTACGAAGAGCGTATGTGCTAGCTGGTCCTCAACAAcctaaaacccataattttccTTACAAGAAATATGGAGACACGCAAAGACGATTCAACCCTGCTTGGTTTGATGATTTTCCTACTTGGTTGGAATATAGTGTAGAAAAAGATGTTGCCTTTTGTCTGTGTTGCTACCtttttaaaccaaacattggaGAACAAGCAGGTGGTGATTTCTTTGTTGGAGAAGGATTTTCTAactggaagaagaaagaaagacttCTAACTCATATTGGAGGCGTCAATAGTGCACACAATCAAGCATGGAGTAATTTTGAAGCTTTAAGGAGTCAAAAGCAACATATCCAATCTTTTTTCTCTAAAACTCATGATGAAGCTCGAATTCAATATAGAGCTCGGTTGAATGCATCAATTGATTGTTGTCGATTTCTTTTGAGACAAGGGCTTGCATTTCGTGGTAATGATGAATCTGAACATTCAAGCAACCATGGAAACTTTCTTGAGCTTCTACAGTTTCTTGCCGACCACAATGAGGATGTGAAAGTCGTTACTTTGAAAAATGCTCCGGAGAATCACAAATTGACATCACCAGATATTCAAAAAGACATTGTAAATGCTTGTGCAACTGAGACCATCAAGACTATTATTAAAGACATTGGCACTTCGTTGTTCTCTATTTTGATTGATGAATCTCGCGACGTATCAACGAAGGAACAAATGGCTATTGTATTGCGTTATGTGGACAAGAATGGGCATGTCGTTGAGCGTTTTATTGGCATTGAGCATGTTACTAGTACTGCTGCTCTTTTACTCAAGGAAACCATTGATGAGGTATTTTCTAGGCATAAATTGAGCATGTCTAGGTTGCGTGGGCAAGGTTACGATGGGGCCAGCAATATGCAAGGTGAGTTCAATGGTCTTAAAGCTCTTATTATGAAAGACAGTGGTTGTGCCTATTATATTCATTGCTTTGCACATCAACTTCAATTAGCTCTTGTAGCTGTGGCAAAGAAGAACATCCAAATTGAGTCTCTTTTTAGTATAGTTACTATTTTGGTAAATGTTGTTGGAGCTTCATCGAAGCGTTGTGATCTTCTTCGAGAGAATCAATCTATTGCAGTTATTGAAGCACTTAACAGTGGTGAgtttacaagtgggaaaggcaAAAATCAAGAAACTACTTTGAAACGTGCTGGAGAAACACGTTGGGGTTCACACTTTGGTACTTTAGTAAGTATCATGACTATGTTTTCATCCATATTTGATGTACTTGAAGTAATAGCAGATGATGGAGTAAGCTCTCAACAAAGATGTGAAGCGAATAATTTATTGGATTCCATGCAATCatttaattttgtgtttaatcTACACTTGATGAAAGATATACTAGGAATAACCAATGAATtgtcacaagcattgcaaaggaAGGATCAGGATATTGTAAATGCAATGAAGTTGGTTGGAGTTTGTAAGCAAAGGTTGGAGATAATGAGGAAAAGTGGTTGGGATTCTTTACTTAGTGAAGTCTCAGAATTTTGTcttaaacatgatattgatgtGCCTAATATGGATGATATGTTTCTTTCTCGAAGGCGAGGGCAACGAAAAGCACAAGCAGTCACAAATATGCATCATTATTGTGTTGGgatattttatgttgttttggaTTGGCAGCTTCAAGAACTAAATAATCGTTTCAATGAGACCAACACTGAGTTACTTCTTTGTTTGGCATGTTTATGTCCAACCGACTCCTTCTCTGCTTTTGATAGCCAAAAGCTATTGCGTCTTGCCCAGTTTTATCCTAAAGACTTCTCTATGAATGAGCTGGTGATACTTAAGATTCAACTTGAGACTTACATTATGGATATGCGGTCTAGCATtgagttttcaggtttaaaaGAGATTGGagatcttgcaaaaaaaatggtTCAATGTAAAAAACACAAGGTGTATTCGCTGGTTTACTTGCTTGTGACATTAGCACTAACTCTTCCAGTTGCTACTGCAACCGTTGAAAGAGCATTTTCGGCCATGAAAATTCTGAAGAATCGATTGAGAAATcgaatgggagatcaatggatgaatgataacatggttatttttatagagagagagatatttgaTGGTATTGGTAATGATGTTGTCATGCAACGCTTTCAGAACATGAAAACGCGTCGAGGGATATTGTAA